Genomic DNA from Longimicrobiales bacterium:
GCCGCCCGCAGTCGCGGCGTCCCGGTCCTTTGCGCCGATATCGATCCAGAGGTCCTCGATCTTCGAGACCTTGTCCTTCTCATCGCCCTTCATCAGGTGTATGGGCTTTTTGCCGACGACGCCGATGACATCGCCGGCACGCGTCAGCAGCCGGATGCGCTGACCGACCAGTACCTGCGGATCCCACCCGCCGATCCCCTCGAAATACAGGAATCCGTCATCATCGACATGCGTGATCATGACGCCGATCTCATCGATATGACCGGCGAGCATCACGCGCGGCGATCCGTCAGGGTTCACGATCGCGATCGAGTTGCCCGATACGTCGCCGTCGACGCTGGCCGCGAACTTCCTTGCTTCCTCGCGCCACAATGCGGCCGCCGCAGTCTCGAATCCGCTGGGTGCGGGTGTGTCCAGGAGCTTCTTCAGGAACTGGGTATCCAAGGACCCTCACTCTGATATTTGCGGCCCGCAACATAGGCCACGCCGGCGGCAGCGCCAAGGGCGCCGATTCGGATCGACTACGCGTCGCGCAAGTCTGTCCCGGGTGGCGTGGCGGACACCCGGTCGACGCGCGGAATGGAATAATGGGCGCTGACTGCTTCCCACTGCTCCCTGTTGCGATCCAGGCCGATGTTGGTTTGTTGGAGCGAGACACTCTGGGATCCGATGATGGGAACCGGCTTGTCACCCGGCTGCGACGAGCGCCTGACCGCCGTGCCCCGCAGCAGGGACATCGCCTTGAACCAGATGTCATCGGCCCCGGGGGCCAGCGTCAGGAACAGGTCGGCGTTGCACACGTCGCCGTGGAGACAATCGGGTGGATAGAGCACTCCGCCATAGCCCACGGGCATCAGCTCCCGCGCCGCGACGTCCGTGCGGGTTTCGGTCGGCCATTGCCGGTATGGCAGCAGAGACCCGGCCTCGTCGTACGAGATACGCCTGCACTGGTGGGCGATGACCGAGTCCGGGTGCCTGCGATGATCATTGTGGAGCCGCACCAGCCAGGTGGAATCGTACATCACGTCGTCGTCGCAGGTGACGATGGTCGCGCCGGGGAAGGCGGCCAGGGCATGCACCAGCTTGCGGTGCGAGCTCGTCAGCCCTGCGAAGCGGATCTCGAACAGCGGCCCCTCCATGCGCCGGAGGCTGTCCGGCAGCGCGCCGCGCAGGGCGTCGTTGAGCCAGAGGACCACCCTCTCCGGCTTCTGCGCGCCGGCGAGCAGACTGCGGATCGTCAGGTGGAGCCGGCCGAGCCGCGACGGTATGGATGTCAGCGAAACGATGAGCGGCAGCGTGATGTCCGATCGTCGATGCAGCAGATCGTGCGGCAGCCGCGAGAGACGATGACTCGTCCACAGAGAGGCGGGGTATTCCTTCAGCTTCATGAATATCCGTCAGCCCGGTCATGGGATCCGGACGGGCGCGGCGTTGATCAGGACGGAGACGGAGCGCAGAGTAGCGTCGCCAATCGCGTATCGAAAGCCCTCCGAGCGAGAGGCCAGCGGAGAGGCGGCGGGTTTCCGGTCACGGCGTTTGTGCCGGGAGACCGGCACACTCCGTCGCGTTGATACGCACGCCGCGCGCCGTTATCGTGTAACCAGCAATCCATCAGCGGGCGCAGAGTACATGGAGCAGACCTATTTCCGCCGCGGCCTCGGTCTCAAGAAGGAGATCGAGCCGGTCCTGGCCGCCGAATATCACAGCTCACTGGTAGAGCAGATCCGGGCGCAGGGATACACCGCGCAGTTCGGTGACATCACGATCCGTCTTGCGGAGGATTTCGGGTTCTGCTACGGCGTCGACCGCGCTGTAGACTACGCCTACCAGACCACCCACAAGTTTCCTGACCGGCGTATCTTCCTGGTCGGTGAGATCATCCACAACCCCCATGTGAACACGCGCCTGCGTGATGCCGGCGTCACGTTCCTGTACCCGGACGAGACCACCGGAGAGTTCGACTTCAGCAGCGTGACCAGCGAGGATGTGGTCATCATGCCGGCGTTCGGCGTCACGATGTCCGATTTCAAGCGGCTCCAGGACATCGGCTGCATCCTGATCGATACGACGTGCGGCTCCGTGCTGAACGTCTGGAAGCGTGTGGAGTCCTACGCCCGCGATGGCTTCACGGCGCTCATCCACGGCAAGTACTTCCATGAGGAAACGCGCGCGACCGCGAGCCAGGCGAACATCGCGGCTGGAGGCAAGTACATCATCGTGCGCGACATGGCCGAGGCGCAGCTCGTGATGGATTACATCGAGCAGAACGAGCGCGCGCTTTCCGGTGACGCGTTCCGAACGCACTTCCGGCAGAAGGCGAGCGCCGGCTTCGATCCGGACACGGACCTGGAGCGGGTAGGTGTCGCGAATCAGACGACCATGCTCGCGTCGGAATCCCTCGCCATCGCGGCCGCCGTCGGCCGGAGCCTGGCCACGCGCTATGGCAGCGAACAGCTGGAATGTCACTTCCGCAGCTTCGACACGATCTGCTCCGCGACGCAGGAACGGCAGGACGCCGTCATCCAGATGATGCAGGACCCGCCCGCCGTGATGATCGTGATCGGCGGTTACAACTCGTCGAACACGAACCACCTCGCCCATCTCTGCCGCGAATATACGACGGCGTACCACATCGCCGATGCCACCTGCATCGATGTGGACAATGGCACGATCCGGCACAAGCCGGAACTGGCAGCGGACGCGCCGGAGGTCATTGCGGAGGGTTGGCTGCCCGATGGTGCATTGACGATCGGCCTGACCGCGGGGGCTTCGACACCGAACAACAAGATCGGTGAGACCATCGAGCGTGTGCTGGCGACGCGCAACGGCGTCACCACCGCCGTCTGAGGCCGCCCCGAGGGGCCGGCGGCAGGGAACGCAACTTACTGCGCCCACAATGGTATAAGAGCCCAACCACTCCCCGGGCCGGAACCTGAGCAGCAGCAGGAAGACCATGTCACTCGCTCGTCCGACCATTATTGCGTTGATCGCGATCCTCCTGGCGCTGCCTCTCGGCGCCATCCCGGCCGCCGCCCAGGCGCCAAAGTCCACAGCGCCCATGCCAAAGCAGCGGCTCGGCAAGCCGAGCCCGCCCCCGGACGCCCGTGGCCGGGCCGTTCTGGCCGCCGCCGACCGCTCGAGCGGCACCAGGATCCTCGTTTCGACCGAAGATCGCTGGCTGTGGCTGGTCTCCGGGCGCGACACCCTGATGTCGGTGCCCGTCGCCATCGGCATGGGCAAGGAATTCGTGTTCGAGGGGAAGCGCTTCTGGTTCGAGACGCCGCGCAGCCAGAGGAAGGTGCTCGCGAAGCAGCCGGACCCGCGGTGGAACGTCCCCGAATGGCACTACATGGAGCGGGCCAAGGCGCGCGGCTACGAGCTGGTTCGGCTCACGAAGGACACCAAGTTCCTCCTCGAGGACGGCTCATTCCTCCTCACGATCGGCAATAACGTCGGCCGGCTCAACGAATACGGGAATTTCTGGGCGTTCCCGCCCGGCATGGAGATCATCTTCGACGGCAAGGTCTTCATCCCGCCGGTGGGAACGGAGCAGCGGGCCGTGCCGGACGCGCTCGGCCCGTACAAGCTCGATACCGGGGACGGCTATCTGATCCACGGGACCAACATCTTCAACGAGGAATCGATCGGCGACGCCGTCAGCCACGGCTGTGTGCGCATGACCAACGAGCACCTCGAAGAGCTGTATCCCCAGGTGCCGGTCGGTACCGCCGTCTTCATCTTCTAGTCGCGGTACCCCCGCGACCGTAGCCGTGGCCGCATCGTCCGTCTTTGTGGGTGGCGGCCGCCCTCTGTTGCAGCGCTGCCACATGCCGTGGCCCTTGCCGCGGCGCTCTGAGTCGCCATACCGGGTGGCGTAGACGCGAAACGCGTTGCGCCCCCGGCCGGAGCGGGGCAGCGGAAGGGGCGCGCTGCATCTGGCACCGTGCCTGCATTATCGGTAGTCGGCGGATCCCCCATCCGTATCGTCTCTGGAGGGACCATGTTGAACAGAGCTGGAAAGCACGTGGCCCGCTGCGCGTTCGCGGCCGCAATCATCTTCACCGTTCCCGTATCCGGTTCCGCCCAGAAGAGCGGAGAGCTTCTCGTCGGGCTGGCCCGCACGACGGCGCCGGCGAACCCGGCCGTGTACCAGGCCGCCCAGTCGTATCGCGGGACGAAGATCCTCGTATCGACCAACGAGCGCAGGCTCCGTCTCGTCTCCGGTCGCGACACGCTGCTCGACGTGCCGGTAGGTATCGGCAAGGGCGAGGACTTCGAGTACGAGGGGAGGCGCTTCCGCTTCGAGACGCCGACGGGACGGCGCCGTGTCCTGGCAAAGGCGGAGAACCCGGTCTGGACGGTACCTGACTGGCATTACATGGAAAAGGCCACGTATCGGGGCCTGGAGCTGGTGCGCCTGAAGGATGGGGACGAGATCGAGCTCGAGGACGGCTCGTCCCTGGTCGTGAAGGATGGCCAGGTCGGGCGCGTCAACCAGTTCGGCAACTTCTGGGCGTTCACGCCCGGCACCGAGATCATCTTCGACGGCAAGATCTTCATGCCCCCGTTCGGCACCGAGCAGCGGAAGGTCCCCGAGGCGCTGGGCCCGTACAAGCTCGACATGGGCGACGGCTATCTGCTCCATGGGACGAACCCGTTCAATGAAGAGACGATCGGCGGGGCCGTCAGTCACGGCTGCGTCCGTCTGTCGAACGAGCACATCGACCGGCTCTATCATCTCGTGGAGACAGGCACGGCGGTGTTCATCTATTAGTGCATCATGGCACTCGATTTCACGAGCGCGACGCGACTCTTCATGGGCACGGAGGAGGAGCTGGCGGCCGCGCTCGGCATCACCGTGGCCGACCTGCGATCCGCGCGCACGAACCCGCAGCGCGTCCCTCCGGCCCTGCTCGTTCGATTCGGCAGGCTGCTGGAGGAACGCGGCCGAGGGATGGCGCGTGTGGGTCAGATGCTTCAGGAGGACAACGGCCGCTGAGCGGCCGGCGCCTCAGTCTGCGCCCTGCTCCGACATCTCCCGCCTGGCGGGTGCCGGGCGCCTGCCGGCGCGGTCGGCCGGCTGCCAGCCTGCAGGCTCTGCCGCCGCGCGATCGGCACGCTTGCGACCCAGCCACAGTCCCACCGGCAGTGCCAGCGCCGCCGCGCTCAGCGCGGTCACCCGCGGCGCGTACGCATGCCGCATGTCCCACTG
This window encodes:
- a CDS encoding 4-hydroxy-3-methylbut-2-enyl diphosphate reductase — protein: MEQTYFRRGLGLKKEIEPVLAAEYHSSLVEQIRAQGYTAQFGDITIRLAEDFGFCYGVDRAVDYAYQTTHKFPDRRIFLVGEIIHNPHVNTRLRDAGVTFLYPDETTGEFDFSSVTSEDVVIMPAFGVTMSDFKRLQDIGCILIDTTCGSVLNVWKRVESYARDGFTALIHGKYFHEETRATASQANIAAGGKYIIVRDMAEAQLVMDYIEQNERALSGDAFRTHFRQKASAGFDPDTDLERVGVANQTTMLASESLAIAAAVGRSLATRYGSEQLECHFRSFDTICSATQERQDAVIQMMQDPPAVMIVIGGYNSSNTNHLAHLCREYTTAYHIADATCIDVDNGTIRHKPELAADAPEVIAEGWLPDGALTIGLTAGASTPNNKIGETIERVLATRNGVTTAV
- a CDS encoding L,D-transpeptidase; this translates as MSLARPTIIALIAILLALPLGAIPAAAQAPKSTAPMPKQRLGKPSPPPDARGRAVLAAADRSSGTRILVSTEDRWLWLVSGRDTLMSVPVAIGMGKEFVFEGKRFWFETPRSQRKVLAKQPDPRWNVPEWHYMERAKARGYELVRLTKDTKFLLEDGSFLLTIGNNVGRLNEYGNFWAFPPGMEIIFDGKVFIPPVGTEQRAVPDALGPYKLDTGDGYLIHGTNIFNEESIGDAVSHGCVRMTNEHLEELYPQVPVGTAVFIF
- a CDS encoding L,D-transpeptidase: MLNRAGKHVARCAFAAAIIFTVPVSGSAQKSGELLVGLARTTAPANPAVYQAAQSYRGTKILVSTNERRLRLVSGRDTLLDVPVGIGKGEDFEYEGRRFRFETPTGRRRVLAKAENPVWTVPDWHYMEKATYRGLELVRLKDGDEIELEDGSSLVVKDGQVGRVNQFGNFWAFTPGTEIIFDGKIFMPPFGTEQRKVPEALGPYKLDMGDGYLLHGTNPFNEETIGGAVSHGCVRLSNEHIDRLYHLVETGTAVFIY